A window of the Brassica napus cultivar Da-Ae chromosome C5, Da-Ae, whole genome shotgun sequence genome harbors these coding sequences:
- the LOC106374167 gene encoding uncharacterized protein LOC106374167, translated as MGSALESEAEALRWAIYTMNGFGYKKAIFETDSLVLKSMIYEEEEIWPRMRPIIQDIKASLTSQREYEVVYYPRSGNKVADRIAKETATFTSIVPKLYSIMPVWLSS; from the coding sequence ATGGGGTCAGCTCTGGAATCAGAGGCGGAGGCGTTGCGATGGGCAATCTATACAATGAATGGGTTTGGGTATAAAAAGGCGATCTTCGAGACGGATTCTCTTGTGCTGAAGAGTATGATCTACGAAGAGGAAGAGATCTGGCCAAGAATGCGACCTATTATCCAAGACATCAAGGCCTCATTGACAAGTCAAAGGGAGTATGAAGTGGTTTACTATCCAAGAAGTGGAAACAAAGTTGCTGATAGAATAGCGAAGGAGACTGCTACGTTTACGTCCATTGTCCCTAAGTTGTATTCTATTATGCCTGTATGGTTGAGTTCATGA